In Kiritimatiellia bacterium, a single genomic region encodes these proteins:
- a CDS encoding sodium:solute symporter family protein — protein MQSMWMTIAVIIYLFGVGYLGYRGYRSTHTASDYMVAGRRIHPYVMAMSYGATFISTSAIVGFGGAAGVFGMGLLWLTFLNIFFGIFVAFVFFGGRTRQMGLRLDAHTFPELLGRRFDSHFLQGAAAVIIFVFMPLYASAVLIGAAKYLGEQLGISYETALFIFSIIIALYVIMGGIKGVMYTDALQGTIMLLGMIVLIVLTYSALGGVAPAHRELSSLAHLVPEKLAKGGHLGWTAMPKFGSPLWWTLVSTIVMGVGIGVLAMPQLAVRYMTVKSNKELNRAVPVGGVFILMMTGVAFVVGALTNVYFFRTAGKVSIAAAAGDVEAIIPMYVKQAMPGWFSILFMLALLSAAMSTLSSQFHAMGTSLGRDLVEQAVRKGKGKGGVLATRLGILIGILLSVWLGYELEKQFGKEGTAIVARGTAIFFGLCACAFLPMYVGALWTRAITKAGAIAGMLSGAVSSLLWMVFVHEKESTALLLCNKLFGVRSLAIRMVEGPEAGAMVEQFVKHGSLIWAFVDPLFIGLPIAIVVTVVVSLLSRKFADEHLARCFGAPAKPAG, from the coding sequence ATGCAATCCATGTGGATGACCATTGCGGTTATTATTTACCTGTTCGGCGTCGGCTACCTGGGCTACCGCGGCTACCGTTCGACCCACACGGCGTCCGACTACATGGTGGCCGGCCGACGGATTCACCCGTACGTCATGGCGATGAGTTACGGCGCGACGTTCATCAGCACCTCCGCCATCGTCGGCTTCGGCGGCGCCGCCGGGGTGTTCGGCATGGGCCTGCTGTGGCTCACGTTCCTGAACATCTTCTTCGGCATCTTCGTGGCCTTCGTCTTCTTCGGCGGGCGCACCCGGCAGATGGGCCTGCGGCTGGACGCCCACACGTTCCCCGAATTGCTCGGCCGCCGTTTCGATTCGCATTTCCTGCAGGGGGCCGCGGCGGTGATCATCTTCGTGTTCATGCCGCTCTATGCCTCGGCCGTGCTGATCGGCGCGGCGAAGTACCTGGGCGAACAACTGGGCATCTCCTACGAGACCGCCCTCTTCATCTTCTCCATCATCATCGCCCTCTACGTGATCATGGGCGGCATCAAGGGCGTGATGTACACCGACGCGCTCCAGGGCACGATCATGCTGCTGGGCATGATCGTCCTGATCGTCCTGACCTACAGCGCCCTCGGCGGGGTCGCGCCCGCCCACCGGGAGTTGAGTTCGCTGGCCCACCTGGTGCCCGAAAAACTGGCCAAGGGCGGGCACCTGGGCTGGACCGCGATGCCGAAATTCGGCTCGCCGCTCTGGTGGACGCTGGTCAGCACCATCGTCATGGGCGTCGGCATCGGCGTGCTGGCCATGCCCCAGCTTGCGGTGCGGTACATGACGGTCAAAAGCAACAAGGAACTCAACCGCGCCGTGCCGGTCGGCGGGGTGTTCATTCTCATGATGACGGGCGTGGCCTTCGTGGTCGGCGCCCTGACGAACGTGTATTTCTTCAGGACCGCCGGCAAGGTGTCCATCGCGGCCGCGGCGGGCGACGTGGAGGCGATCATCCCGATGTACGTCAAGCAGGCCATGCCGGGGTGGTTCTCCATCTTGTTCATGCTCGCGCTGCTCTCCGCGGCGATGAGCACCTTGAGTAGCCAGTTCCACGCCATGGGCACCTCGCTGGGCCGCGACCTGGTCGAGCAGGCCGTGCGGAAGGGCAAGGGCAAGGGCGGCGTGCTGGCCACGCGCCTGGGCATCCTGATCGGCATCCTGTTGAGCGTCTGGCTGGGCTACGAGCTGGAGAAGCAGTTCGGCAAGGAGGGCACGGCCATCGTCGCGCGCGGGACGGCGATTTTCTTCGGCCTCTGCGCCTGCGCCTTCCTGCCGATGTACGTCGGCGCGCTGTGGACCCGGGCGATCACCAAGGCCGGCGCGATCGCCGGGATGCTCTCCGGCGCCGTTTCCAGCTTGCTCTGGATGGTGTTCGTCCACGAGAAGGAATCCACCGCGCTGCTGTTGTGCAACAAGCTCTTCGGCGTGCGCTCGCTGGCGATCCGGATGGTCGAGGGCCCGGAGGCCGGGGCGATGGTCGAGCAGTTCGTGAAGCACGGCTCGCTCATCTGGGCCTTCGTGGACCCGCTGTTCATCGGCCTGCCGATCGCGATCGTCGTGACCGTCGTGGTCTCGCTGTTGTCGCGGAAATTCGCCGACGAGCATCTGGCCCGGTGCTTCGGCGCGCCCGCGAAACCCGCCGGCTGA